The genomic stretch CTGGGCGAAAGCGCCGACGACAACCGCTGGTCGTTCCGGCGCGGCGCGCGCAGCCACACGGTCGAGGTGCGCGGGCGCTACAGCGCCAACGACGTGACGGCCCGGCTCGACGCCGCCCTCGACGGCTGGGGCGTGGCGTGCCTGCCCGAATTCGCCGCCACCGAGGCGTTGCGCGACGGCCGCCTCGTGCGTGTGCTGCCCGAGTGGGCGCTGGAGCCGCGCGCGTACAGCGGCCCGGTGTGGATGCTGTATCCGCCCAACCGCTTTCTGCCGCCCAAGGTGCGCGCGCTGATCGACTGGCTCGGCGAGCGGCTGCCGGCGTGAGCGTCGCGCGGGGCGACGTTTCGGGCGACGTTTCGGGCGACGTTTCGGGCGATGTTTCGGGCGACGTTTCGGCGACGTTTCGGCGACGTTTGGGCGACGTTTGGGCGATGTTTAGGCCGCCGCTTGATCGGCGAATGAAAGCCGCGTGAGACGATCGGGCATGAACTTGAGTCGTCTCGACATTCATTTGCGCACGGCCGCCACCTAGACTGGGCTATCGATACCACGAAGCGCGCAGCGCGGAAGGACACGTCATGCAAACCCTGCGAACGGATGTCGCCATCATCGGGGCCGGTACGGCCGGTCTCTCCGCCTACCGGGCCGCCAAGGCCGAAGGCAAGCAAGCGGTGCTGATCGAAGGCGGCGCGTACGGCACGACCTGCGCCCGCGTGGGCTGCATGCCGTCGAAGTTGCTGATCGCCGCCGCCGAAGCCGCGCATGCCGTGCAACTCGCGCCGCGCTTCGGCGTGAACGTGAGCGGCGTGGAAGTGGACGGCCGCGCCGTGATGGCGCGCTTGCGCAACGAGCGCGACCGCTTCGTCGGCTTCGTGGTGGACGGCGTGCACGCGCTGCCCGCGGCGGACCGGCTGGTCGGCCACGCGCGCTTTATCGACGACAACCTGCTGCAATTAGGCGATCACACCACGCTGCGCGCCGCGAGCGTCGTGATCGCCACGGGCTCCACGCCCATCGTGCCCGAGGCGCTCGCGGGTCTCGGCGACCGCCTGCTCGTCAACGACGACGTGTTCGAGTGGCAAGACCTGCCGCGCAGCGTGGCCGTGGTGGGCGCGGGCGTGATCGGCCTCGAACTCGGTCAGGCGCTCGCGCGGCTCGGCGTGCGGGTGACGCTGTACGGCGGCTCGCGCGGCCATATCGGTCCGCTCACCGACCCGCAGGTGATCGACGAAGCGCATCGCGTGTTCGGCGCGACCCTGCATCTGGAACCGCGCGGCCGCGTGGTCTCGGCCAGCCGCACCGAGGCGGGCGTGACGCTGCGCTATGCGCGCGCCGACGGCACGCATAGCGAAGACACGTTCGATTACGTGCTCGCCGCAGCGGGCCGCCGCCCGAACGTGGCGCATCTCGGTCTCGCCAACACGTCGCTGGAACTCGATGCGCACGGCGTGCCGCGCTACGACGCCGCCACGCTGCAAGCGGGCCGCGCGCCGGTGTTCCTCGCCGGCGACGTGAACGACGCCCACGCGCTGCTGCACGAAGCCGCCGACGACGGCCGCGCCGCCGGCCGCAACGCCGCGCGCTTCCCGGCGGTGGAACCGGTCGCGCGGCGCGCCGCGCTGGCGATCGTCTTCTCCGACCCGCAGATCGCCATCGTCGGGCAAGCTCACGCCACGCTCGAAGCCGGTACGTTCGTGACCGGCGCGGTGCATTTCGAAGATCAGGGCCGCAGCCGCGTGATGCTCAAGAACCACGGCCTCGGCCATGTGTACGTCGATCGGGAAACGCGGCGGTTGCTCGGCGCGGAATGGTTCGGGCCGGCGGCCGAGCATATCGGCCATCTGCTCGCGTGGAGCGCGCAGATGCGGCTGAGCGTGGACGACATGCTCGCGATGCCGTTCTATCACCCCGTGATCGAGGAAGGCTTGCGCACCGCGTTGCGCGACGCCGCCGCGCAGCTGTGAACCCGTGGGTTCGACCCACTACGCGACCCACTACGCGACCCAACGCGCGCCCCGATCCGCGACGCGATACCCTGCAAAAAACGCAAAGGAAACCGCCATCATGAAAGCGCTCGTTCTCAGCCAGTACGACGGCCCGCTGGAAGCCGTCACGCTCGAGGTTCCGCAGCCGCGCGCGGGCGAAGTGCTCGTGCGCGTTCACGCGGCCGGCCTCAATCCGCTCGACACGAAGATCCGTGCGGGCAAGGCGGCGCATGCGCAGCACCCGCTGCCGCTCGTGCTCGGCATCGACATGGCGGGCGTGGTGGAAGCCGTGGGCCCGAGCCGCGACGGGCGGCCCGCGCGTTTCGCGCCCGGCGACGCCGTGTACGGCATGACGGGCGGCGTGGGCGGCATACAAGGTTCGCTCGCGCAATATGCCGCCGTCGACGCCGACCTGCTCGCGCGCCAGCCCGCGAATCTCTCGATGCGCGAGGCGGCCGCGCTGCCGCTCGCGTTCATCACGGCGTGGTCGGGCATCGTCGACCGGGCGCGGCTTCAGGCCGGTCAAAGCGTGCTCGTGCAAGGCGGCGCGGGCGGTGTCGGGCACGTGGCCGTGCAGATCGCGCGGGCGCTCGGCGCGAGCGTGTTCGCCACGGGCAGCGCGCGCAACCAGCACGCCATCGCGCAGTGGGGCGCCACGCCCATCGACTACGGCGCACAAAGCGTCGAGCAGTACGTGGCGGCGTACACGAACGGCGCGGGCTTCGATCTCGTGGTGGATACCGTGGGCGGCGCGACGCTCGACGCGTCGTTCGCGGCGGTCAAACACTTCGGCCACGTGGTGAGCGCGCTCGGTTGGGGCACGCATGCGCTCGCGCCGCTGTCGTTTCGCGAAGCCAGTTACTCAGGCGTGTTCACGCTGTATCCGCTATTGAGCGGTGCGCATCGCGCGCATCACGGCGAAATGCTCGGCGAGGCGACGCGGCTGGCCGAAGGGGGTCAGCTCGCGCCGCGTGTGGATGCGCGGCGATTCGCGCTCGAAGAGGCGGAGCGCGCGTATGCCGCGCTCGCGGACGGCAGCGCGGCGGGCAAGATCGTCGTGGACGTGGCGTAACGCGGGATCAGCGCGCGGTCAACGCGTGGTCAACGTGCGTTCAACGCGTGGTCGGCGCGTGGTCAACATGGTTAGCGTGGTTATCGCGGTTAGCGCGGTCGAAGCGATTAGCGTTGCGCGCTGGCGCCCGCTTCGGCGCAACCCGCGCGCACGCGCCGCACGATCGTCACGCACGAGAGCACGATAAAAAGCCGCCATAGCCACGCGGCCACGCCACCCACCTCGCCCAGCGCAAGCCCCACGCCAATCCACAACGCGAACGCGCCGAGCACGAACGCGCGATCGCTCTTGCCGAACGGACCGTCGTAGCGGCGGCTCGCGCCCGCGAGCGGCCCGATCAACCCGGCGCACTCGACCACGGCAGCGGCCAGCGCGAACAGCCAGACATCGGCAGAGGTGAACGCGCGCACGCACAGAAAGGGCAGCGCGAGCGCGATGTCGGAGATCACGTCGCCGAGTTCGTTGAGATACGCGCCCAGCGTGCTCTTCTGGCCGTGCTCGCGCGCGAGCATGCCGTCGATGGCGTTGAGCGCCATGCGCAGGAACAGCCACACGGGAATCAGCAGAAACACGCGCGGCGCACCGCCGCCGCATGCGCCGACGATCGCCCCGACCACGATCGACCCAAGCGCCGCGCCCAGCGTGACCTGGTTCGCCGTGACGCCGTGCGCGGCAAGCCAGCGCGTGATGGGACGCAGCAGATTCTGAAATTTCGGTTTGAGGGCGTAGAGGCTCATCAGCGGCTCATGGCGGTTCGAAAGCGCGTTAAGTGGGTTAGACACGGTCGGTCGGTCACGGTCGCTCAGACACGGTCGATCGGATCGGGGCGGACGAAAGGAATCGCCCGCTACAATGCCACAACGGCGATCCCGCGCAACATGAGGCGAATCCGAAACGGACGGTCCCGGTTCGCGCGTCGTCAAGATTGTTGAAAGTCGCGCGCCACCAGACCCACGTCAAACCGGTTCGATCCGACGGCGCACGGCCAGCGCGCACTGAGGCCAGATCGCGCACAATGCCACGCGCATCGCCGTACGCGGCCTGCATGCGTCATTCTAAAAACACGCGGCGACTTTAGAACAACCAACGATGAAGACACTCTGGCATGTCTGGCAACGCGACGCGCTACTCGCCCTCGTGCGGCTGCTCGTGGGCGCGTATCCCGTCTGGCATCGGCAAGCGCTTGCGGAGTCGGCCAACGCGCAAAGCATCTGGTTTTCCAATCACACGAGTCATATCGACACGCTCGCGATTCTGGCCGCGCTGCCACGCGACGTGCGCGCGCGCGTGCGGCCCGTCGCGGCGCGCGACTACTGGGACAGCGGCAAGCTCAAGCGGCATATCGCGCGCAACATACTCAACGCGGTGCTGATCGACCGCCATCGCGAGTCGGGCGGCGATCCGCTCGATCCGGTGCGCGAGGCGCTCGCGCAAGGGCATTCGGTGCTGATCTTTCCCGAGGGCACGCGCGGCACGGAACCGCTGCCGCAGCCCTTCAAGAGCGGGCTCTTTCATCTGTCGAACGATTTTCCGGCCGCCGCGCTCGCGCCCGTGTATCTGGAGAATCTGCAGCGCATCATGCCGAAGGGCACGATCTGGCCCGTGCCGCTCATCTGCAAGGTGCATTTCGGCGAGACGCAGCCGCGCCTCGAACACGAGGACAAACCCGCGTTTCTCGCCCGCATGCACGCGGCCATCGTGGCGCTCGTGCCGCATCGCCCTGAATCCTCCTGACCTCGGACCGATCACGACATGCAGAATCCCTTCTGGAGTCTCGTTACCGGCGTGGTGGCCGTCCTGCTGATCGCCACCTTCGTGGGCGCGATACTCGGCGCGCGCGGCGGCAAGGACAATCCCACCATCGTCAATCTGAACCAGCGTATTTATGCCTGGTGGGCAATGGTCGCGGTCATGGTCGTCGCGCTCGGCCTCGGCAACAACGTCACGTATTGCGTGTTCGCGGTGTTCTCGTATCTCGCGCTGCGCGAATTCATCACGCTCACGCCCACCACGCCCAGCGACCACAGCACGTTGTTCATCGCGTTCTTCGTGGCCATTCCGGTGCAGTACATCCTGCTCGGCGTGAACTGGTACGGCATGTATTCGATCTTCGTGCCGGTGCACCTGTTCTTCGCGATGTCGCTGGTTTCCGCGCTCACGCAGGACACGCGCGACTTCCTGAGCCGCAACGCCAAGATCAACTGGGCGCTGATGGTGTGCGTGTACGGCCTGAGCCACGCGCCCGCCGTGCTGATGCTCGACATTCCGCACTATGCGGGCAAGAACGCGCTGCTGCTGTTCTTTTTCCTGCTCGTCGTGCAGATCAGCGACGTGCTGCAATACGTGGTCGGCAAGCTGTTCGGGCGGCGCAAGATCGCGCCGCGTCTGTCGCCGTCGAAAACGGTGGAAGGGTTCGTGGGCGGCGGCTTGCTCGCCACCTTATGCGGCGCCGCGCTGTATCGCGTGACGCCGTTCAGCTTTGGCGCGGCCTTGCTGGTCTCGCTCGCCATCGTCATTGCGGGTTTTGTCGGCGGACTCGTGCTCTCGGCCGTGAAGCGCTCGCTCGGCGCCAAGGACTGGGGCTCGATGATCGCGGGACACGGCGGCATGCTCGATCGCGTGGATTCGATCTGCTTTGCCGCGCCCGTGTTTTTCCATCTCGTGCGGTATTTCTACGTCTGAAACGCGCTCACGCGGCGCGGCTTTGGCACGGTCTCACACCGGCGCGTCGCCTTCGATCGTGGTGCGATACAGCTTGCGCCGCAGATGATCGGGCGTGCCCGCCGCGAGATGCATGAGCGAGCGGTTGTCCCAGAACACGAGATCGTGCTCGCGCCAGGCGTGGCGGTACACGTGCGCGTCGAGCACGCTATGCGCGAACAGCGCGTCGAGCAGCGCGCGGCTTTCGTCCTCGGGCACACCCACGATGCGCGTGGTGAAATGCTCGCTCACGAACAGCGCCTTGCGGCCCGTTTCCGGATGCGTGCGCACGACCGGATGCACCACGGGTTTCACCTGCGCGATCTGTTCCGCCGACAAATTCGGCCGCCACGGGCTGCGCGCCTGCAATTCCGCATAGCGCGCGAGATAGGTGTGTTCGGCGCGCAAATCCTCGACGGCATCGCGTAGCCCGGCGGGCAAGGTGTCCCACGCGAGATGCATGTTGGCGAACAAGGTGTCGCCGCCTTCCGCGGGCAATTCCTGCGCGTGCAGGAAGGAGCCGAGGCTCGGCTTCTCCTTGTACGAGAGGTCCGAATGCCAGAAGTGGCCCGCGTCGCCGAGACCGATCGGCTGACCGTTTTCGACGATGTTCGACACGATCAGCACTTCGGGGTGCCCCGCCAGCGCGAACTGATGCAGCACGTGAATCTGCAGCGGCCCGAAACGGCGGCTGAAAGCGACTTGCTGAGCGGGCGTGATGCGTTGATCGCGAAACACCAGCACGTGATGATCGAGATGCGCGCGATGAATGCGCGCGAAATCCTGGGCGGAAAGCGGCTGCGCGAGATCGAGGCCGAGCACTTCGGCGCCCAGCGGCGCGTCGAGCGCGCGAATCTCGAAGTCTTGCCGATGCACGCCGGCGGCGCGCTCGTGGAGGGTGGCGGTCGTGGTCACGCGTCGAGCCTTGTCGAAAAGATGAGAGCAATCAGAACAATCGGCTCAATCTACGTGCGCGCGCGGGCGCTGGCAACGAAGCAAATGCCATACGTTTATCCGCTGCGGTGATAACGGCGCCGCTACGGCGTCGAGAGGCGCCATCCCCATCGGCATAACGCATCCCGCCGCGCCCGCTCCGGCCCCACGCGCCGTCACGCCGAAGGCAAGCTCACTTCGGCGATCAGACCCGATTGGCCGTCCGTGCGATTGCGCAGCGCGACCGTGCCGCCGTAACCGAGCACGATCGCGCGCACGATGGCGAGGCCGAGCCCGCTGCCTTCCACGCTCTGGCTCACGCGAAAGAAGCGGTCGAACACGCGCGGCAACAGGTCTTCGGGAATCCCGGGGCCGGTGTCGCGCACCTCCACGCGCACCGTGCCCGCGCCCGCCTGCACGCGCAGGTCGACGGCGCCGCCTTCGGGCGTATAGCGCAGTGCGTTGCCCACGAGGTTCTTCACGACGGCGCGCAAGTCGGCCTCCGTCGCGCGCACGTGCGCGGCCATCAATTCTTCCGCGCCGATGTCGATGCGCCGCTGCGTGGCGATCGGCAGGAGTTCGGCCACGACCGAGGTCACGAGCGCGGTCACGTCCACGTCGGAGGGCGCGGCCACGGCCAGATGCGCGTCCGCGCGCGCGAGTTGCAGCAGTTGCGAGACCAGCGCACTCGTGCGTTCGATGCCGCGATGCAGCGCGTGAAAGCGCTCGCGATTGCCCGGCGCGATATCGCCGCGCAGGTTGTCGGCTTGCAGCTTGAGCGCCGTGAGCGGCGTGCGCAATTCGTGCGCGGCGTCGGCGATGAAATCGTGTTCGAGCTGCAAGGAGGCGTCGAGCCGTTCGATCATGCGGTTGATCGAACTCACGAACGGTTCGAGTTCGACGGGCAACCCTTCGGCGGGCAGCGGCACGAGGTGGGTCGAATCGATCGCCTGCACGCGGCGGCCGAGCCGGTCGAGCACGCCGAAGGCGCGCCGTACGCACAGAAACACGGTGACCCACACGGCGGGAATCAGCACGAGCATGGGCAGGAGCGCGCGCACGGCGCTCTTTTCCGCCGCGCGCTCGCGCACCGACATGCGCTGCGCGATCTGGATCACTTCGTTGTACGCAACGAGCGTGTACACGCGAAACGCCTCGCCGTTCGCGCGCTGGTCGGAGAAGCCTGCGGGCGTGTCGCGGTCGAATACCACGGCGTTGTCGGTGGTGCGCGTGGGCGTGTCGCGATGCCCGGTCCACACCAGCACCACGAGGTCTTCCGCGTTGCCCGAGCCCGTCGAATCGCGCGGAATGGCGGCTTCGTACACGTCGCGCACGCGCCCGGCCACGTTCGAGAGCCGGTCGTCGAGCAGCGCGTTCACGCCGATCAGCGCGAGCCGGTACGAACTCACGCCCTGCGCGAGGGCGAAGAGCGAAACGAGCAGCCCGAGTGAGACGATCAGTTGCGTGCCGAGAGACCTGGCCTTGACGAGCATGAGTGCGCCTCGCGAGGGTCGAACGGAGTGCGGATGCGGTGACGCAAAGAGAACGGCGGCGGGTGCATCCAACGATAGCAGAATGGGCCGAAGGTGCCGCACATGCCGGCCATGACGCATGCGCCGTCCCCGCGCGCCCACCGTCGCTCATGCCCGCGGCGGCTCGCCTATACTGGGCGGATCGTTGCGCGCTCCACGCAGGCCGGCACCGGGCCTGACTTCCCGCCGATTTGACCCCAACGCACGCGGACGGACCACCATGCGCATTCTCATCGTGGAAGACGATCTCGACATCGGTCAGGGCTTGCTGCGCGCGCTCAAGGACGCGGGCTACAGCGTGGACTGGATCCGCGACGGCGCGAGCGCGCAGGAAGCCATGCTCGGCAACGCGTATTCGATGGTGCTGCTCGATCTCGGCCTGCCCGGCTCCGACGGCATCGACGTGCTCTCGTTCGCGCGGCGGCGCGGCTGCACGACGCCCGTGCTGATCGTCACCGCGCGCGACGACATCGAAACGCGCATACGCGGCCTCGATATCGGCGCCGACGACTATCTGCTCAAGCCCTTCAACACCTCCGAACTGCTCGCACGCATTCGCGCGATCGTGCGCCGTCACGCGGGCGCGGCCGTCTCCACGCTCGGCGACGAGACGCTCTCGCTCAATCTCGACAAGCACGAACTCACGTTTCGCGGCCACAGCGAAGTGCTGCCCGCGCGCGAATTCGCGCTGGTGGCCGCGCTGCTCGAGCATCCGGGCACGATCCTCTCGCGTGCGCAGCTGGAAGACAAACTCTACGGCTGGGGCCAGGAAGTTGAAAGCAACGCCGTGGCCGTGCTCATTCACGCGGTGCGCAAGAAGTTCGGCCACGACGTCATCCGCAATATTCGCGGCTTCGGCTGGACCATCGACCTGAGCGCGCCCGCTACGGCCGCGCCCGGCTGAACCGCACGCCGGTCGAAGCGGCTTTCGTCGCGCCGATTAACCCTCGGCGCGCGCTGCGAACCGCGCATGCCGACAGGCTTCGATACGCGCACCCCCCCGCATCACCACGCCGATTGCAGCGCCGCGATGCTCGCGCGCGTTTCGCGCTCCAGTTGCGCGACGAGTTCGGCGGCGGGCAGCGCCCGTGCGAGCGCCGCGGCCTGGCCCGCCCATTGCGCGCCGTAGCCCGCTTCGCCCTGCGACTTCGCGGCGGCGTTGAGCGCCTTGCCCGCGTCGTACGTGATCGGGTAAGCGGGCGTGGCGGGCGCGTCCGGCTGTTCGCCCAGCGCCGTGAAGCGGTTGACGAGACTGCGCGCCACGCGCCCCGAGATCGCCGAAGTGAACGTCGTATGGCGCGCCGCGTCGCCGAGCAAGGCGCTGCGGTAGCCCGCGTCGATGGCGGTTTCCGCGCACGCCACGAATGCCGTGCCGAGTTGCGCGGCCTGCGCGCCGAGCGCGAGCGCGGCGGCGATGCCCGCGCCGTCCATGATGCCGCCCGCCGCGATCACGGGCACCTCGAAGCGCGACACGAGCAGACGCGTGAGCGCCAGCGTGCCGAGTCCGTCGTCGCGTTCCGTGGCGTCGAACACGCCGCGATGGCCGCCCGCCTCGATACCCTGCGCAACCAGCGCATCCACGCCCGCTTCCACGGCGGCCGCGGCTTCGTCCGGCTGGGTCGCGCACGCGAGCAGCGTGATGCCCGCGCCCTTGAGCGCGGCGATCACGGCGTCGGGCGGCAGGCCGAAGTGGAAACTCACCACGGCGGGCCGCTCTTCGAGCAACATGGCCTGCATCGCCTCGTCCACCACGAAGCTCGTGTAGATCTCGGCGAGCGCCTGCGGCGGCGTCGCGCCGTAGGCGCTGAACACGGGCGCCAGCCAGTCGAGCCAGGCGCGCTCGACGGCGGCATCGGGCGTGGCCGGGCGATGGCAGAACAGATTGACGTTGAAGGGCTGGGCGGTGAGTTCGCGCGTGTCGCGAATCGCCTTGCGCGCGGCCTGCGCGTTCATCGCGCCGAGCCCGAGCGAGCCGAGCGCGCCCGCGTTCGACACGGCCGCGGCGAGCGCGGGCGTGCTCACGCCCGCCATCGGCGCCTGAATGATGGGCTTCTGAATGCCGAGCCTGCGCAGCAGCGCTTTGCCGTTTGCCTGAGTGCTCATGGTGCGTGTCCTCCTGATTCCTTGCGATTCAATGCCGATGTCGATGTCGATGTCGATGCCGCGCGAGCGTCGAGCATGCCACGGCGCGGCGGGCGGCGCGCGCCGCCTGCCCGCGCGAGACCCGTGCGGCTCTCATCCGCAGGCTTTATCCGCCGACTTAATCCACAGACTTAATCCGCCGATGAGCCCCGCGCCCGCCTTCTCCGCTCACTTCGTGCGCAACGCCGCGAACAGATCGACGATCAACGCCACCATGAGCGCCGCCGCGCCGATCATGAACAGCAGCCGGTAATTGCCGCCGCTCGCCGAAAACGCGAACGACAACCCGTACGCGGCCACGGCCTGCATCACCGCGAAACTGGTGGTCGCGCGCGTCCAGGCGCCCTTGGCGGCCGCCGGATGATGCGCGAGCAATTCGTTCACGCGGCCGAGCACGAGCGGCACGATGCCAGGCGTGAACGCGCCGATCAGCACGCTCGACACCATCAGCCCCGGCGCGCCGCCTAGGCCCCACGCGGCCAGCGCCACGGCCGCCGCTTGCAGCAGATACGCCACGCGCAGCGCGGGTGCGAAGCCCGTGCGGTCGGCGAGATGCCCCGCCGCGAGCGGCCCGACGATCGCCCCGATGCCGTACAGCACCCAGAACTGCGCGCCCGCGTCCACGCCCTTGCCGAGCCCGCGCGCCACGAAATCGACGAGAAAGATCATGTGCGGCACGAGCCCCACGGCGTTGAGCCCGTATTCGACATAGAGCGCGCGCAGGCCGGTTTTCGGATACGCGGGCGCGTGCTCGAAACGCGTGGCGGCATTGGCATGCGCAGCGGCGTGCGTGTTGGCGTGCGTCGCGCCGCCGGGCGTGGCCGAAGCATCGGGCCAGCCGTTCCAGCCCGCGAACGTGAGCAGCAGCGAGACGGCCGCGAGCCCGAGCCACGTCACGGTCAAGCCCTGGCGCAGCAGAATGGGCACGATCGTCCCCGAAGCCGCCACGCCCAGCCCGATGCCGGTGAAGATGCCGCCGCTCGCGAAGCCGCGCCGCGCGGCAGGCACGTGCGCGAGGATCGTGGGCGCCGCGAGCACCATGAGCGCGCCGCCCGAGAGCCCCGAGGCGAAGCGCCAGACGAAGAACCACAGGAACGACACGGGCACCGCGCAGGCCACGAAGGCGAGCGTGGCGAGCAGCATCATCGCGCGCAGCACCGTGGCCGGTTTGGCCGCGCGCGCCATCGCGCCGGCCGCGAGCGC from Paraburkholderia acidisoli encodes the following:
- a CDS encoding dihydrolipoyl dehydrogenase, giving the protein MQTLRTDVAIIGAGTAGLSAYRAAKAEGKQAVLIEGGAYGTTCARVGCMPSKLLIAAAEAAHAVQLAPRFGVNVSGVEVDGRAVMARLRNERDRFVGFVVDGVHALPAADRLVGHARFIDDNLLQLGDHTTLRAASVVIATGSTPIVPEALAGLGDRLLVNDDVFEWQDLPRSVAVVGAGVIGLELGQALARLGVRVTLYGGSRGHIGPLTDPQVIDEAHRVFGATLHLEPRGRVVSASRTEAGVTLRYARADGTHSEDTFDYVLAAAGRRPNVAHLGLANTSLELDAHGVPRYDAATLQAGRAPVFLAGDVNDAHALLHEAADDGRAAGRNAARFPAVEPVARRAALAIVFSDPQIAIVGQAHATLEAGTFVTGAVHFEDQGRSRVMLKNHGLGHVYVDRETRRLLGAEWFGPAAEHIGHLLAWSAQMRLSVDDMLAMPFYHPVIEEGLRTALRDAAAQL
- a CDS encoding zinc-dependent alcohol dehydrogenase family protein — translated: MKALVLSQYDGPLEAVTLEVPQPRAGEVLVRVHAAGLNPLDTKIRAGKAAHAQHPLPLVLGIDMAGVVEAVGPSRDGRPARFAPGDAVYGMTGGVGGIQGSLAQYAAVDADLLARQPANLSMREAAALPLAFITAWSGIVDRARLQAGQSVLVQGGAGGVGHVAVQIARALGASVFATGSARNQHAIAQWGATPIDYGAQSVEQYVAAYTNGAGFDLVVDTVGGATLDASFAAVKHFGHVVSALGWGTHALAPLSFREASYSGVFTLYPLLSGAHRAHHGEMLGEATRLAEGGQLAPRVDARRFALEEAERAYAALADGSAAGKIVVDVA
- a CDS encoding CDP-alcohol phosphatidyltransferase family protein, translated to MSLYALKPKFQNLLRPITRWLAAHGVTANQVTLGAALGSIVVGAIVGACGGGAPRVFLLIPVWLFLRMALNAIDGMLAREHGQKSTLGAYLNELGDVISDIALALPFLCVRAFTSADVWLFALAAAVVECAGLIGPLAGASRRYDGPFGKSDRAFVLGAFALWIGVGLALGEVGGVAAWLWRLFIVLSCVTIVRRVRAGCAEAGASAQR
- a CDS encoding lysophospholipid acyltransferase family protein — encoded protein: MKTLWHVWQRDALLALVRLLVGAYPVWHRQALAESANAQSIWFSNHTSHIDTLAILAALPRDVRARVRPVAARDYWDSGKLKRHIARNILNAVLIDRHRESGGDPLDPVREALAQGHSVLIFPEGTRGTEPLPQPFKSGLFHLSNDFPAAALAPVYLENLQRIMPKGTIWPVPLICKVHFGETQPRLEHEDKPAFLARMHAAIVALVPHRPESS
- a CDS encoding phosphatidate cytidylyltransferase — protein: MQNPFWSLVTGVVAVLLIATFVGAILGARGGKDNPTIVNLNQRIYAWWAMVAVMVVALGLGNNVTYCVFAVFSYLALREFITLTPTTPSDHSTLFIAFFVAIPVQYILLGVNWYGMYSIFVPVHLFFAMSLVSALTQDTRDFLSRNAKINWALMVCVYGLSHAPAVLMLDIPHYAGKNALLLFFFLLVVQISDVLQYVVGKLFGRRKIAPRLSPSKTVEGFVGGGLLATLCGAALYRVTPFSFGAALLVSLAIVIAGFVGGLVLSAVKRSLGAKDWGSMIAGHGGMLDRVDSICFAAPVFFHLVRYFYV
- a CDS encoding TauD/TfdA dioxygenase family protein, whose translation is MTTTATLHERAAGVHRQDFEIRALDAPLGAEVLGLDLAQPLSAQDFARIHRAHLDHHVLVFRDQRITPAQQVAFSRRFGPLQIHVLHQFALAGHPEVLIVSNIVENGQPIGLGDAGHFWHSDLSYKEKPSLGSFLHAQELPAEGGDTLFANMHLAWDTLPAGLRDAVEDLRAEHTYLARYAELQARSPWRPNLSAEQIAQVKPVVHPVVRTHPETGRKALFVSEHFTTRIVGVPEDESRALLDALFAHSVLDAHVYRHAWREHDLVFWDNRSLMHLAAGTPDHLRRKLYRTTIEGDAPV
- a CDS encoding sensor histidine kinase, encoding MLVKARSLGTQLIVSLGLLVSLFALAQGVSSYRLALIGVNALLDDRLSNVAGRVRDVYEAAIPRDSTGSGNAEDLVVLVWTGHRDTPTRTTDNAVVFDRDTPAGFSDQRANGEAFRVYTLVAYNEVIQIAQRMSVRERAAEKSAVRALLPMLVLIPAVWVTVFLCVRRAFGVLDRLGRRVQAIDSTHLVPLPAEGLPVELEPFVSSINRMIERLDASLQLEHDFIADAAHELRTPLTALKLQADNLRGDIAPGNRERFHALHRGIERTSALVSQLLQLARADAHLAVAAPSDVDVTALVTSVVAELLPIATQRRIDIGAEELMAAHVRATEADLRAVVKNLVGNALRYTPEGGAVDLRVQAGAGTVRVEVRDTGPGIPEDLLPRVFDRFFRVSQSVEGSGLGLAIVRAIVLGYGGTVALRNRTDGQSGLIAEVSLPSA
- a CDS encoding response regulator, with translation MRILIVEDDLDIGQGLLRALKDAGYSVDWIRDGASAQEAMLGNAYSMVLLDLGLPGSDGIDVLSFARRRGCTTPVLIVTARDDIETRIRGLDIGADDYLLKPFNTSELLARIRAIVRRHAGAAVSTLGDETLSLNLDKHELTFRGHSEVLPAREFALVAALLEHPGTILSRAQLEDKLYGWGQEVESNAVAVLIHAVRKKFGHDVIRNIRGFGWTIDLSAPATAAPG
- a CDS encoding NAD(P)H-dependent flavin oxidoreductase, coding for MSTQANGKALLRRLGIQKPIIQAPMAGVSTPALAAAVSNAGALGSLGLGAMNAQAARKAIRDTRELTAQPFNVNLFCHRPATPDAAVERAWLDWLAPVFSAYGATPPQALAEIYTSFVVDEAMQAMLLEERPAVVSFHFGLPPDAVIAALKGAGITLLACATQPDEAAAAVEAGVDALVAQGIEAGGHRGVFDATERDDGLGTLALTRLLVSRFEVPVIAAGGIMDGAGIAAALALGAQAAQLGTAFVACAETAIDAGYRSALLGDAARHTTFTSAISGRVARSLVNRFTALGEQPDAPATPAYPITYDAGKALNAAAKSQGEAGYGAQWAGQAAALARALPAAELVAQLERETRASIAALQSAW
- a CDS encoding YbfB/YjiJ family MFS transporter: MQPSQPSFSRPAGPAAFNVWRGTLAGASASLIGIGLARFAYTPLLPAIIGAHWFPASTAAYLGAANLGGYLAGALAAGAMARAAKPATVLRAMMLLATLAFVACAVPVSFLWFFVWRFASGLSGGALMVLAAPTILAHVPAARRGFASGGIFTGIGLGVAASGTIVPILLRQGLTVTWLGLAAVSLLLTFAGWNGWPDASATPGGATHANTHAAAHANAATRFEHAPAYPKTGLRALYVEYGLNAVGLVPHMIFLVDFVARGLGKGVDAGAQFWVLYGIGAIVGPLAAGHLADRTGFAPALRVAYLLQAAAVALAAWGLGGAPGLMVSSVLIGAFTPGIVPLVLGRVNELLAHHPAAAKGAWTRATTSFAVMQAVAAYGLSFAFSASGGNYRLLFMIGAAALMVALIVDLFAALRTK